From one Rhodovulum sp. ES.010 genomic stretch:
- a CDS encoding polyprenyl synthetase family protein codes for MDISARIDAAISRAIAEGQGGSAPPKLASALEYALTPGGARIRPTICLNVARACGDDKPDLADAAAISIELIHCASLVHDDMPCFDDADIRRGKPALHKAYGEPLALLTGDSLIVAGFEVLARAAHDDCARAVELIRILGQRTGMPCGICAGQGWESEEKIDLSAYHRAKTGALFIAATSMGAVAAGHEAEPWEELGDRIGEAFQVADDLKDAVLDADAMGKPAGQDVTNGRPNAVAELGVEGAVQRFRDILSGAISSIPSCQGEAALAQMVQAMAERLIPEPARHAAE; via the coding sequence ATGGACATCTCGGCGCGAATCGACGCCGCCATCAGCCGGGCGATCGCGGAGGGGCAGGGCGGTTCAGCGCCGCCCAAGCTGGCCTCGGCGCTGGAATACGCGCTCACCCCGGGTGGTGCGCGCATTCGTCCCACGATCTGCCTCAACGTGGCGCGGGCCTGCGGGGACGACAAGCCGGACCTGGCCGACGCGGCGGCGATCTCGATCGAGCTGATCCATTGCGCCAGCCTCGTGCATGACGACATGCCGTGCTTCGACGATGCCGACATCCGGCGCGGCAAGCCCGCGCTGCACAAGGCCTATGGAGAGCCGCTGGCGCTTCTGACCGGCGACAGCCTGATCGTGGCCGGGTTCGAGGTGCTGGCCCGCGCCGCGCATGACGATTGCGCCCGCGCGGTCGAGCTCATCCGCATCCTCGGCCAGCGCACCGGCATGCCCTGCGGCATCTGCGCCGGGCAGGGCTGGGAGAGCGAGGAAAAGATCGACCTCTCCGCCTATCACCGCGCCAAGACCGGCGCGCTCTTCATCGCCGCGACCTCGATGGGCGCGGTGGCCGCCGGCCACGAGGCCGAGCCCTGGGAAGAGCTTGGCGACCGCATCGGCGAGGCGTTCCAGGTCGCCGACGACCTCAAGGACGCGGTGCTCGACGCCGACGCGATGGGCAAGCCTGCCGGGCAGGACGTCACGAACGGCCGGCCGAACGCGGTGGCCGAACTGGGCGTGGAGGGCGCGGTCCAGCGGTTCCGCGACATCCTGTCGGGCGCAATCTCGTCGATCCCGTCCTGCCAGGGCGAGGCGGCGCTGGCCCAGATGGTCCAGGCCATGGCCGAGCGGCTCATTCCCGAACCCGCACGACACGCCGCAGAATGA
- a CDS encoding methyltransferase, translated as MTDSISDTRPARAQRGFSWRRWRNRKIASPAFQSWATRFPLTRGHAKREGERMFDLVSGFVYSQVLYALVELDLLVAARDDPQTVAMLANRSRVPPDRMEALCQAATALGLFERVGDRYQLASLGAALLGVPGVTDMIRHHDVFYRDMEDPIAVLRGERETELARFWPYVFGAGAVEQPEVAERYSKLMADSQGLVAEETLRTVSLDGISHLLDVGGGTGAFLDAVGRAYPSLRLSLFDLPAVVPAAETRFREAGMTGRASVFGGSFRDDPLPEGADAASLIRVCYDHADDTVRALMAKIFAVLPPGGRLIVSEPMSGGATPERAADAYFAFYCMAMQTGRVRSRARIAELMKEAGFQAIEMPRARRTFVTSVVVGCKPVAT; from the coding sequence ATGACAGACAGCATCTCCGATACGCGACCCGCGCGTGCGCAGCGCGGGTTCAGTTGGCGTCGCTGGCGCAACCGCAAGATCGCCTCGCCCGCCTTCCAGAGCTGGGCCACGCGCTTTCCCCTGACACGCGGCCACGCGAAACGCGAGGGCGAGCGGATGTTCGATTTGGTGTCGGGCTTCGTCTACAGTCAGGTGCTTTATGCGCTGGTCGAACTCGACCTGCTGGTGGCCGCGCGCGACGACCCGCAAACGGTCGCGATGCTGGCCAACCGCAGCCGCGTGCCGCCCGACCGGATGGAGGCGCTTTGCCAGGCCGCCACGGCCTTGGGGCTGTTCGAACGCGTCGGGGACCGATACCAGCTCGCCTCTCTCGGCGCGGCGTTGCTGGGGGTGCCGGGCGTGACCGACATGATCCGTCATCACGACGTGTTCTACCGCGACATGGAAGATCCGATCGCCGTGCTCCGGGGCGAGCGGGAGACCGAGCTCGCCCGCTTCTGGCCCTACGTTTTCGGAGCGGGCGCGGTCGAGCAGCCAGAGGTCGCGGAACGGTATTCCAAGCTGATGGCCGACAGCCAGGGCCTGGTGGCCGAAGAGACGCTGCGCACCGTGTCCTTGGACGGCATTTCCCATCTGCTGGACGTCGGCGGCGGCACCGGCGCCTTCCTTGACGCGGTGGGCCGGGCCTATCCGTCGCTCCGCCTGTCGCTTTTCGACCTGCCGGCCGTCGTGCCCGCTGCCGAAACCCGGTTCCGCGAGGCCGGCATGACCGGCCGCGCCAGCGTGTTCGGCGGCAGCTTCCGCGACGATCCGTTGCCCGAGGGGGCGGACGCGGCCTCCCTGATCCGGGTCTGCTACGACCATGCCGACGACACCGTGCGCGCGCTGATGGCCAAGATTTTCGCTGTCTTGCCGCCCGGCGGTCGGCTCATCGTGTCCGAGCCCATGTCCGGCGGCGCAACGCCCGAGCGGGCCGCCGATGCCTACTTCGCGTTCTACTGCATGGCCATGCAGACCGGCAGGGTTCGGTCCCGGGCAAGGATCGCCGAACTGATGAAAGAGGCGGGTTTTCAAGCGATTGAGATGCCGCGCGCACGCCGGACCTTCGTCACCTCGGTCGTGGTTGGCTGTAAACCCGTGGCGACATGA
- the bchC gene encoding chlorophyll synthesis pathway protein BchC produces METTAVILRGPKEIGLGKLGLAAPGPRDLVVEISHSGISTGTEKLFYTGEMPPFPGMGYPLVPGYESAGEVVEAGSETNFKVGEHIFVPGANCYDGARGLFGGSARRLVTDASRVTRIDAGLGPEGALLALAATARHSLAGVDKKMPELIVGHGVLGRLLARLTIAAGAPAPTVWEINPDRQGGAEGYEVLHPDDDLRSDYRTIYDASGVGALLDMLITRIAKGGEVVLAGFYTQPLSFAFPPAFMKEARLRIAAEWDREDLIATRQLVESGALSLGGLITHSVPAEKAAEAYETAFNDPACLKMILNWGAAHDA; encoded by the coding sequence ATGGAAACCACCGCCGTCATCCTTCGGGGCCCCAAGGAAATCGGGCTCGGAAAGCTGGGGTTGGCGGCGCCCGGACCGCGGGATCTGGTGGTGGAAATCTCCCATTCCGGCATCTCCACGGGCACCGAAAAGCTCTTCTATACCGGCGAGATGCCGCCCTTCCCCGGCATGGGGTATCCGCTGGTGCCCGGCTACGAATCCGCCGGCGAGGTGGTCGAGGCCGGCTCCGAGACGAACTTCAAGGTGGGCGAGCATATCTTCGTCCCCGGCGCCAACTGCTATGACGGGGCGCGGGGGCTTTTCGGCGGCTCGGCCCGGCGCCTGGTGACCGATGCCAGCCGCGTGACGCGGATCGACGCCGGCCTCGGGCCGGAAGGCGCGCTGCTGGCGCTGGCCGCCACCGCCCGTCATTCGCTGGCCGGCGTCGACAAGAAGATGCCGGAACTCATCGTCGGCCACGGCGTTCTGGGCCGGCTGCTCGCGCGGCTGACCATCGCCGCGGGCGCGCCGGCCCCCACCGTCTGGGAGATCAACCCCGACCGGCAGGGCGGCGCCGAAGGCTACGAGGTCCTGCACCCCGACGACGATCTGCGCAGCGATTACCGCACGATCTACGACGCGTCGGGCGTCGGCGCGCTCCTGGACATGCTCATCACCCGCATCGCCAAGGGCGGCGAGGTGGTGCTTGCCGGGTTCTACACCCAACCGCTTTCCTTCGCCTTTCCGCCCGCCTTCATGAAGGAGGCCCGGCTGCGCATCGCCGCCGAGTGGGACCGCGAGGACCTGATTGCAACGCGCCAGCTCGTGGAGTCGGGCGCGTTGTCGCTGGGGGGGCTCATCACCCACAGCGTACCCGCGGAAAAGGCCGCAGAAGCCTATGAAACCGCGTTCAACGACCCTGCCTGTCTGAAAATGATCCTGAACTGGGGAGCCGCTCATGACGCTTGA
- a CDS encoding chlorophyllide a reductase iron protein subunit X: MTLDVPNLKDIDQRLRDEANEPLDEEIPVAEPTKKTQIVAIYGKGGIGKSFTLANLSNMMAEQGKRVLLIGCDPKSDTTSLLFGGKACPTIIETSTKKKLAGEEVQIGDVCFKRNGVFAMELGGPEVGRGCGGRGIIHGFELLEKLGFHDWDFDYVLLDFLGDVVCGGFGLPIARDMAQKVILVGSNDLQSLYVANNVCSAVEYFRKLGGNVGVAGLVINKDDGTGEAQAFAEAVNIPVLAAIPQDEDLRRKSANYQIVGSAQSQWGELFAGLATAVADAPPIRPAPLDQDGLLGLFAPEETGAGFELTPATDADMRGKNAKPKKSLEVVYDDV; this comes from the coding sequence ATGACGCTTGACGTCCCGAATCTGAAAGACATCGATCAGCGCCTGCGCGACGAGGCGAACGAGCCGCTGGACGAGGAAATCCCCGTCGCCGAGCCGACCAAGAAGACGCAGATCGTCGCGATCTACGGCAAGGGCGGCATCGGCAAGTCGTTCACGCTGGCCAACCTGTCCAACATGATGGCCGAACAGGGCAAGCGCGTCCTGCTGATCGGCTGCGACCCGAAATCGGACACCACGTCGCTTCTGTTCGGCGGCAAGGCCTGCCCCACGATCATCGAGACCTCGACCAAGAAGAAGCTCGCCGGCGAGGAAGTGCAGATCGGCGACGTCTGCTTCAAGCGCAACGGCGTCTTCGCGATGGAGCTGGGCGGGCCTGAAGTCGGCCGCGGCTGCGGCGGGCGCGGCATCATCCACGGCTTCGAGCTGCTGGAAAAGCTGGGCTTCCACGACTGGGATTTCGACTACGTGCTGCTCGACTTCCTGGGCGACGTGGTCTGCGGCGGCTTCGGCCTGCCGATCGCCCGCGACATGGCGCAGAAGGTGATCCTGGTCGGCTCCAACGACCTGCAGTCGCTCTACGTTGCCAACAACGTCTGCTCGGCGGTGGAATACTTCCGCAAGCTCGGCGGCAATGTCGGCGTCGCGGGACTGGTCATCAACAAGGATGACGGCACCGGCGAGGCGCAGGCTTTTGCCGAGGCGGTGAACATCCCGGTTCTGGCGGCGATCCCGCAGGACGAGGATCTGCGCCGGAAATCGGCGAACTACCAGATCGTCGGCAGCGCCCAGAGCCAGTGGGGCGAGTTGTTCGCCGGGCTCGCGACCGCCGTGGCCGATGCGCCGCCGATCCGCCCCGCGCCGCTCGACCAGGACGGCCTGCTGGGCCTTTTCGCGCCCGAGGAGACCGGCGCGGGCTTCGAACTGACGCCCGCGACCGACGCGGACATGCGCGGCAAGAACGCCAAGCCGAAGAAATCCCTCGAAGTGGTGTACGACGATGTTTGA
- the bchY gene encoding chlorophyllide a reductase subunit Y, with product MTEEVTYDNAHTAEVIEGTPREAGNPHATGADPALGDGMGCHAGAAEMEKAARMAGKSEILDQYAKDYPQGPHDRPQSMCPAFGSLRVGLRMRRVATVLSGSACCVYGLTFVSHFYGARRSVGYVPFNSETLVTGKLFEDIRDSVHALADPEKYDAIVVTNLCVPTASGVPLRLLPDEINGVRIVGIDVPGFGIPTHAEAKDVLAGAMLNYARQEAEAGPVAAPEGGVSDRPTVTLLGEMFPADPIVIGQMLDPLGLACGPVVPAREWRELYAALDCGAVAALHPFYTAAMREFDAAGRPIVGSAPVGHDGTAAWLANIGDAFGLPADKVAAAQNAFLPAIKRALEDAPVDGTITLSGYEGSELLVARLLIESGAKIPYVGTACPKTKQSEADREWLEAHGAKVVYRASLEDDCAAVEAIKPDLAIGTTPVVQKAKELAVPGLYFTNLISARPLMGPAGAGSLAQVVNAAIANKGRMASMKEFFEGVGEGDTAGVWEGEPNLHPEFRALHEKKLEKKRRAEKAQEMI from the coding sequence ATGACCGAAGAGGTCACATATGACAATGCCCACACCGCCGAGGTGATCGAGGGCACGCCGCGGGAGGCCGGAAACCCTCACGCGACGGGTGCCGACCCGGCGCTGGGCGACGGCATGGGCTGCCATGCCGGAGCGGCCGAGATGGAAAAGGCGGCCCGCATGGCGGGCAAGTCCGAGATTCTCGACCAGTACGCAAAGGACTATCCGCAAGGCCCGCACGACAGGCCGCAAAGCATGTGTCCGGCCTTCGGGTCGCTCCGTGTGGGGCTGAGGATGCGCCGCGTGGCGACCGTTCTGTCCGGTTCCGCCTGCTGCGTCTACGGCCTGACCTTTGTCAGCCATTTCTACGGCGCTCGGCGCTCGGTGGGCTACGTGCCGTTCAACTCCGAGACGCTGGTCACCGGCAAGCTGTTCGAGGACATCCGCGACTCCGTGCACGCGTTGGCCGATCCCGAGAAATACGACGCCATCGTGGTGACGAATCTCTGCGTGCCGACCGCGTCGGGCGTGCCGCTGCGGCTGTTGCCCGACGAGATCAATGGCGTGCGGATCGTGGGTATCGACGTGCCGGGCTTCGGCATTCCGACCCATGCCGAGGCCAAGGACGTTCTCGCCGGGGCGATGCTGAACTATGCCCGCCAAGAGGCCGAGGCCGGCCCGGTCGCCGCGCCCGAGGGCGGCGTGTCCGACCGGCCGACCGTCACGCTTCTGGGCGAGATGTTCCCCGCCGACCCGATCGTGATCGGCCAGATGCTCGACCCGCTGGGGCTGGCCTGCGGTCCCGTGGTGCCCGCGCGCGAGTGGCGTGAACTCTACGCCGCGCTCGACTGCGGCGCGGTCGCGGCGCTGCATCCGTTCTACACCGCGGCCATGCGTGAATTCGACGCGGCGGGCCGCCCGATCGTGGGTTCCGCCCCGGTCGGACATGACGGAACCGCCGCCTGGCTGGCCAATATCGGCGACGCCTTCGGCCTGCCGGCCGACAAGGTCGCCGCCGCCCAGAACGCCTTCCTGCCGGCGATCAAGCGGGCGCTGGAAGATGCCCCGGTCGATGGCACGATCACGCTGTCGGGGTATGAGGGGTCCGAACTTCTGGTGGCCCGCCTGCTGATCGAGTCGGGCGCGAAAATCCCTTATGTTGGAACGGCTTGCCCGAAAACGAAGCAATCCGAAGCCGACCGGGAATGGCTCGAGGCGCATGGCGCCAAGGTGGTCTATCGCGCCTCGCTCGAGGACGACTGCGCCGCCGTGGAGGCGATCAAGCCCGACCTCGCCATCGGCACCACGCCCGTCGTGCAGAAGGCCAAGGAACTGGCGGTTCCGGGCCTCTACTTCACGAACCTCATCTCGGCCCGTCCGCTGATGGGACCGGCCGGGGCGGGCAGCCTCGCGCAGGTGGTAAATGCGGCGATTGCGAACAAGGGCCGCATGGCATCGATGAAGGAATTCTTCGAAGGTGTGGGCGAGGGAGACACCGCCGGTGTTTGGGAAGGGGAACCGAATCTCCACCCCGAGTTCCGGGCGCTCCACGAGAAGAAGCTAGAGAAGAAGCGTCGCGCCGAGAAGGCGCAGGAGATGATCTGA